The following proteins come from a genomic window of Nitrosopumilaceae archaeon AB1(1):
- a CDS encoding DUF5011 domain-containing protein, whose product MTHSYSEQNATTDDNSPVTIGGDTVNSSLVGNYTVTYDSVDSAGNNATQVNRLVIVSDTIPPVITLNGNSTITLFVGATYNEQNATTDDDSPVTIGGDTVNSSLMGNYTVTYNSVDSAGNNATQVVRTVIISDAPDNTPPVITLIGNATVYVELDSFLL is encoded by the coding sequence TTGACTCATTCCTACTCTGAGCAAAACGCCACTACTGATGATAACTCTCCAGTAACAATTGGTGGTGACACTGTAAATTCATCTCTCGTGGGAAATTATACCGTCACCTATGACTCTGTTGATTCAGCAGGAAATAATGCCACCCAAGTGAATAGGCTTGTAATTGTTAGTGACACTATTCCCCCAGTAATCACACTGAATGGCAATAGTACCATAACACTATTTGTTGGCGCTACATATAATGAGCAAAACGCCACTACTGATGATGACTCTCCAGTAACAATTGGTGGTGACACTGTAAATTCATCTCTCATGGGAAATTATACCGTCACATACAACTCTGTTGATTCAGCAGGAAATAATGCCACCCAAGTTGTTAGAACTGTGATAATTTCTGATGCACCAGATAATACTCCCCCCGTAATCACACTAATTGGTAATGCTACTGTTTATGTAGAACTTGACTCATTCCTACTCTGA